One window of Nymphaea colorata isolate Beijing-Zhang1983 chromosome 1, ASM883128v2, whole genome shotgun sequence genomic DNA carries:
- the LOC116246448 gene encoding putative monoterpene synthase 8, giving the protein MVQGLGCNISILKTEELKEKVRRKFNDTNDEFDTDDHDLHSVALRFRLLRQHGFCVSPDVFQRFKDEEGRFDLGLAKDASGLMSLYEAAQLEHPGEDILEEAKNFATSHLQALVPFLEPSHAKQVEHVLEHPFHKSLPRVETRRWIDILRDGCEIDRDMVDLAILDFNHVQSIHQTELKEFSRWWEETGISKEMGSLVRNQPMLWFMLSCLALPEPQFSRCRIELAKLTAMVFVIDDFFDVCGEFEDLVLFTEAVDSLDPTSVEPLPNCMNLCFVALMNVVKNGIGFLALKPQGSVDILHRSNAMQMSIMKPLNATPRLIHLPAAIFRLWDDLGTSQDEKDRGYDASYIEFYIKENDV; this is encoded by the exons ATGGTTCAAGGTTTAGGTTGCAACATCTCCATCCTTAAAACTGAGGAACTCAAGGAGAAAGTAAGGAGGAAGTTCAATGATACCAACGACGA ATTCGACACTGACGATCATGACTTGCATTCAGTAGCCCTTCGATTCAGACTCTTACGGCAGCATGGCTTCTGCGTCTCCCCAG ATGTATTTCAAAGGTTCAAGGATGAGGAAGGGAGATTCGACCTCGGTTTGGCAAAAGATGCAAGTGGTTTGATGAGCCTGTATGAAGCTGCACAGCTTGAACATCCAGGAGAAGACATCCTCGAAGAGGCCAAAAACTTTGCTACATCACACCTTCAGGCATTAGTTCCATTTCTTGAACCCTCTCACGCCAAGCAAGTAGAGCATGTGCTAGAGCACCCTTTCCATAAGAGCTTGCCTAGGGTTGAGACAAGACGTTGGATAGACATTCTCCGAGATGGCTGCGAAATAGATCGAGATATGGTAGATCTAGCGATATTGGACTTCAACCACGTCCAGTCCATTCACCAAACAGAGCTTAAAGAATTTTCTCG GTGGTGGGAAGAGACAGGAATAAGTAAGGAAATGGGATCTCTTGTAAGGAACCAACCTATGCTTTGGTTCATGTTATCCTGTTTGGCGTTGCCAGAGCCACAGTTCTCAAGGTGCAGGATTGAACTTGCCAAACTTACAGCGATGGTCTTTGTAATTGATGATTTCTTTGATGTTTGTGGAGAGTTTGAAGATCTGGTCCTCTTCACTGAAGCTGTCGACAG TTTGGACCCAACATCTGTGGAGCCGCTTCCCAACTGCATGAACTTGTGCTTCGTGGCTTTAATGAACGTAGTGAAAAACGGAATTGGATTTTTGGCCCTTAAACCGCAGGGCAGCGTCGACATACTCCATCGTTCCAATGCAATG CAGATGTCAATTATGAAGCCACTCAACGCCACTCCAAGACTCATCCACCTTCCCGCAGCTATATTTCGACTGTGGGATGATCTTGGTACCTCCCAA GATGAAAAAGATCGAGGATATGATGCTTCCTACATAGAGTTCTATATAAAGGAGAACGACGTTTAG
- the LOC116247351 gene encoding (3S,6E)-nerolidol synthase 1-like, with the protein MSTTSCFCLLPSATIDQRPPRMQQREALNKNVSNSTSSATQLNGNLPLVPRLSPNYRSSTSEHNLVSSLARERKVVSLQRMEALKNKVRLILRSAANTSEMLSLVDAIQQLGVAYYFEEEIGNILSCVRGNLLNDGMIKELDLHDVSLAFRLLRQHGCYVSPGVFESFKDRKGSFKHELEQDVRGLLSLYEASFLGIDGEVSLHEARSFATSQLQPFLEASTKVARALEQPFHHSLAGFQARRYIQDCQDGEDCKHDILIELAKLDCDYTQSLYRKELWEVSKWWKGLGLAEELGFIRDQVLVWFMFPLSMLPEPHLSDCRLKITKVVALIYTIDDIYDVRGSMEELHLFTEAVARWDLGFVHTLPAYLRTCFMALRDVTIEIQSHVQKRHGHNVYDKLKQVWATLTQAYMEEAKWKSTRFMPKTEEYLRNRVVSTGLPAALVHVYYLMGFSEPKDGPVDALHQREGLVWYSAMILRLWDDWGSTMDEQERGYDASYIDCYMKEFGATEEEARKHVKQMISSAWEKMNRECLVLPTNPNPFPPSFARVALNAARACPVMYQCEKDGRLLDLEEHIKMLLVDRI; encoded by the exons ATGTCAACTACTTCCTGCTTTTGCCTTTTGCCTTCCGCAACCATCGACCAGCGCCCACCGAGGATGCAGCAGAGAGAGGCACTGAATAAGAACGTCAGCAACTCTACTTCCTCCGCCACCCAATTAAACGGCAACCTTCCGCTCGTCCCTCGTTTGAGTCCCAACTATCGGAGCAGCACTTCGGAGCACAACTTGGTCTCTTCGCTAGCCAGAGAGAGGAAG GTTGTGTCCTTACAAAGGATGGAGGCGTTGAAGAACAAAGTGAGGTTGATTCTCAGATCTGCTGCAAACACGTCGGAGATGTTGAGTTTGGTAGATGCCATCCAGCAGCTAGGGGTCGCTTATTATTTCGAAGAAGAGATTGGAAACATTTTGAGCTGCGTTCGTGGTAATTTATTGAATGATGGTATGATCAAAGAGCTTGATCTCCATGATGTGAGTCTTGCATTCAGACTGCTGAGACAACATGGTTGCTATGTCTCCCCAG GAGTTTTTGAAAGTTTCAAAGATAGGAAAGGATCATTCAAACATGAATTGGAACAAGATGTGAGGGGGCTGCTGAGTTTATATGAGGCCTCTTTTCTTGGGATAGACGGTGAAGTGTCGCTACATGAAGCTAGATCCTTCGCTACTTCACAACTGCAGCCCTTCCTGGAGGCCTCGACTAAGGTGGCCCGGGCCTTGGAGCAGCCGTTCCACCACAGCTTGGCCGGATTTCAGGCCAGGCGTTACATTCAAGATTGCCAAGATGGAGAGGACTGCAAGCATGATATCCTGATAGAGCTAGCGAAGTTGGATTGCGATTACACACAGTCCTTGTACCGGAAGGAGCTGTGGGAGGTCTCCAA GTGGTGGAAAGGACTGGGATTGGCGGAAGAGCTGGGATTTATTAGAGACCAGGTGCTGGTGTGGTTTATGTTCCCGCTCTCAATGCTGCCAGAGCCACACCTCTCGGATTGTAGGTTGAAAATTACAAAGGTAGTTGCCTTAATCTACACAATCGATGACATTTACGATGTTCGCGGATCGATGGAGGAGCTGCATCTTTTCACAGAAGCAGTTGCCAG GTGGGACCTAGGGTTTGTGCATACACTTCCTGCCTACCTCAGGACATGTTTCATGGCCTTACGTGATGTCACCATCGAGATCCAAAGCCACGTACAGAAAAGGCACGGGCACAATGTCTATGACAAACTGAAACAAGTG TGGGCGACGTTGACTCAAGCATACATGGAGGAAGCCAAGTGGAAAAGTACAAGGTTTATGCCAAAAACAGAAGAGTATCTTAGAAACAGAGTTGTGAGCACAGGGCTGCCTGCTGCTTTGGTTCACGTCTATTATCTCATGGGCTTCTCTGAGCCAAAAGATGGGCCGGTGGATGCGTTGCACCAAAGGGAAGGGCTCGTTTGGTACTCTGCCATGATTCTTAGATTGTGGGATGACTGGGGAAGCACCATG GATGAGCAAGAGAGGGGATACGATGCGTCATACATAGACTGTTACATGAAGGAGTTTGGCgcaacagaagaagaagcaagaaaacaCGTTAAGCAGATGATCAGCAGCGCATGGGAGAAGATGAACAGGGAGTGCCTTGTGCTGCCTACCAACCCTAACCCTTTCCCTCCTTCCTTCGCAAGGGTAGCGCTCAATGCAGCTCGGGCCTGTCCGGTCATGTACCAATGTGAGAAGGATGGTCGCCTCTTGGACTTGGAAGAACACATCAAAATGCTTCTAGTCGATCGCATCTAG